Within the Enoplosus armatus isolate fEnoArm2 chromosome 9, fEnoArm2.hap1, whole genome shotgun sequence genome, the region CATTAGCAAGTCTGGAAACACATTCATCACTGCCAGTCTTGAAAAATACATCTCTGGATACTCAGTGCAGTGTTGCTCTACTGTGGTGTCATCTGGAAAGGATCGTCgtccttcaaaacaaaaacacagaacccactgtgtgaaaaacagtacattttgaaGAGATGTTGTGTAGATACTGTAGCTTACGCACTAAATCATAAATACTtagtgaagaaataaatgaataaactacTCACATACAGCTAGGCTTTGCCCTTAAATACCCTCCTAGAGACTAGATCACTATACAGGCAGACAATGAAGTCCTTCATTTGGAATTTTTTATACAAACAAATGTCCCGTCAAAACACATCGTTCACGCCAACAGCCAATGACAATGTATAAAGTATAACCAAAGTCTATGAAGTCATCCCATTGAAATGTGCTCGTTCCACTACTGTAGGTTGAATGTTAGGATGAACGTCGCGAGGACTCCGCAGAGCATGAAGAAGGGAAGCCAGGTCTTGAGGAACGCGGTCCAGCTGAAGGATACAGAGAGGGTAATGTGTGTTAGCGTCATCATCAACACCTGGatattttgagtgtgtgtgtggcagagagggTAAAACACCCCTCTCTTGTATATCTTTGGATAGACAAGGACAGGCGAGGTGTGTTGAAGTATCACATGGTCCAATCACTGTTCTCCCAGAGGCCCCCCCCCCGCAAATGTACCCCAGCCTGCGTCCTACTGTCCTTTCCACCCAGCCGACGCAGGGAGCCCCATCAGAACGGTGACCTTCAGTGGTGACACAGAGGGGGGGCGCTGCTGTCAGTGATGAATTACATGACTCCCCTCCCGTTTAAAAGACTCCTGCGCCGTGCGGGCGTATGTGCAGAGGCAGCACAAACTGTGACGCCAGCGTTCTCTATGTGGGTCAGCGGAGAATAATGAGGGGGGCTCTCTGAGCCATATGTCTCTTAATGCTCACAAGCGTCCAGAAGCAGAGCAATTTACAAGactgtgtacatgtttgtgatGAAGACGCTTCCGGTGTGTTTGGCCCTGTAGTGTTAGCAACCATATTTCCCCTCTACTACTTCTTCTCTACATATAAGACACctactgcatgtctgtctgccctGGAAGAGGAATCccacctgtttttttcctcccatttCCCATTAAagacttttttctttattgttattattttcctgttgttgttgttgttgttgtttgttacaTGTGATCCATGTAACAAACAGTACAAACTGAACCAGAGAGacatgtttcctgtttacaaATGCCAAGTGCTGGATGCACTGCTATGGGGTTTTGATAGTGTGCCTGTGGACAGCTGTAACAGATGGTAGAGTGGATAAACCATTAGGGTTGGTTCAATCCCAGTGGTGCATAGTCATTTAACTTATGAGGAAAAATAGATCCCAGTACCATGCTTGAGCAGaaagacagattaaagaaaaactATATAGCTAAATGTATTGAAAACGTACGTGTGAACTGTTCTTAATGGCAATATAAATGACAGAATGAGGCTAAAATACTCACCTCACATGTTTTCCATGAATAAGAGACCGCACACACAGGTTCACCATGTTCCAAGACGAGCTATTGTCGTAGCGCATAAGGTTGAGGGCCATGGCCACGTGGGAATGGCAGTTATCTAAGCACAGATTGTGCTTcaatgaaacagagaaagttGTTATTACTATATGAATAATGATGTGGCAGTATGTGTATTAAAAATCCTCAACATTGTCTTACCGGTCGACATTTGTATTCCTCAGAGGCATCATGCACTGCTTTGTCCCATGCAGCAGCACCATTGCCACATACTTTGTCCACATCAAGCTTCCAGTACCTGCAATATTAGTTTACAATCGAtcaatgtgttcatttaaatgtgtgacaTACTTATTGAAATCCtttattaaaatacaatatcGTCATTAATAAACTTACTTTGTTGGTCTACCAAAACCCATGTTGTCCTCCTGgggagaaacattttaaaacagttaATGAATCATACAAGTGAACGCATGCTTGAAGTTATTGTGGAATTCAGCTCTACTCGAGTGGATTTGTAACTTTATT harbors:
- the LOC139290699 gene encoding transmembrane protein 222-like, translating into MAEVDGTDVIMNYHGDFLKSDRKNSRYPYCIVWTPIPILSWVLPFIGHMGICTSSGIIRDFAGSYFVSEDNMGFGRPTKYWKLDVDKVCGNGAAAWDKAVHDASEEYKCRPHNLCLDNCHSHVAMALNLMRYDNSSSWNMVNLCVRSLIHGKHVSWTAFLKTWLPFFMLCGVLATFILTFNLQ